One stretch of Chryseobacterium indologenes DNA includes these proteins:
- a CDS encoding metal-dependent transcriptional regulator, protein MKTTLTEENYLKALFHLVDNEGKVTINELSKFLNVKMPSVNNMMKKFADKKWVIYETYKPLIVTANGKREAALVVRKHRLTEMFLVKKMNFGWENVHEIAEQLEHVHSQLFFDKMDEILDYPKFDPHGEPIPDKDGNIIAQDLQKLSNCQEGETVVFASVTLSDDAFLTYLNDRKLLLNTKVKIIKIESFDKSMTIEIDEKKEILSKKATEKILVKK, encoded by the coding sequence TTGAAAACAACCCTAACAGAAGAAAATTACCTGAAAGCTTTGTTTCATTTAGTTGACAATGAAGGAAAGGTGACGATTAACGAACTTAGCAAATTTTTGAATGTAAAAATGCCGAGCGTTAACAATATGATGAAAAAGTTTGCAGACAAGAAATGGGTCATTTATGAAACCTACAAACCGTTGATTGTTACAGCTAATGGAAAGCGTGAAGCAGCTTTGGTCGTTCGTAAACACAGACTTACTGAAATGTTTCTGGTTAAGAAAATGAATTTCGGCTGGGAAAATGTCCATGAAATTGCAGAGCAGCTGGAACACGTTCATTCACAACTATTTTTTGATAAAATGGATGAAATTCTGGATTATCCTAAATTCGATCCCCATGGAGAACCCATTCCTGATAAAGATGGTAATATTATTGCCCAGGATCTTCAGAAGTTAAGCAACTGTCAAGAAGGAGAAACCGTTGTATTTGCTTCTGTTACCCTTTCTGATGATGCTTTCTTAACGTATCTAAATGACCGAAAGCTCCTGCTTAACACCAAAGTAAAGATTATTAAAATTGAAAGCTTTGATAAATCCATGACCATAGAGATTGATGAAAAGAAAGAAATTCTCAGTAAAAAAGCTACTGAAAAAATATTGGTAAAAAAATAA